GTTTAAAGAACAGCTACGTTCTTCAGCGAAAAAGAAATGGCTTTGTTCAAGTCTATTAACTGGAAGAGGCCCTTTGCCCCTAACCTCAAGCATGCAACACCTCATGGACAATATTGGTACCCTGAATGCTGACAAACTCACATGTAACAGCACAAGCCCACAAGAAACTTCACAAAACGGGCCCAACACTGTATGCAGCAAACTCAGCCTGCAAACACACAGCTCCAACGGTCATCTTCAACTTTCACTGGCGAGACAAGAAGTACAGAGGAAGTTACAGAGGCAGTTTTCTTAAAAGCAAAAGTCTCAAAAGCAAAAGTTAAGCTGTCAACATCTGGAACAGCTCCGCATGTGCTTAGCCAAAACCGTTTTGCTGcgcttgatgatgatgacaacTAAAGCAAAACCTTAGAATGTAATAAGAGGTTAAGagagaaatattatttttaaaataaaaaaaaaatacctttGTTCACCATTTTAGCTATATACTTTCACGACGTGGGTAGAGGAAGTCGGGGTAAAGAAGAGAAAAGCCTCTGCTTGGTAACTCGATCCCTGAGCATTCATCTATCATTACAAATAGTTGTCCTTGAACCGTACCACTCCatgttttcaatttcaatttgcTTAGAAAACAtcaatgttctaaaaatcggtttaACCGAGCACCTAGGCTAGCGATGACGACTTTTACTAAAATCTGATGTGAACAGCTCAAATTATTTAAGCAGtcttatattgtttaaaaacagTCTAAATTGATGTAAATCGGTTAAATCAAGTAACAATATTAGcttggtttataaatttttctgattacgatttttttatatctaatttttataattcatcaaaataaaatttattgttaaatctataagataaaatatctaatataaatataaatataaataaataaaaaatgttaatagCTAGTTTCTGCCTAAATCCAAATAATTTAGTCTGGTCGTTAGGTCTATACAAAGCACTTAGTCACCACcatataactattttttaacactgataaaatactttaatttttagAAGGAGGTATATGgtaaaaaaatgaagaagaagtaaAACAGAGCATTTTTCTTGACGGCCCATAGCTTCTCTGAAACCTGGAAGACCCAAATTAGCATGGGTTTGTATTATTTTGAAGCCCGTTCACTTGAAAtacaagttaatttttttttttttgtgcaactcaTGGTTGATAATAGATATGTTCAGATAGAGAATCAAAGATATGGTGGGACAAAGGTGCCACGTGTTGAATAGTTGACCAATGGGCAAGCTTACTGCGTTATCCATAGGGATAATCAGATAAGCAGAATCTAGTTTTGTCATCAAAGAACTTAATAGTTTATACATCATTCCTTcctcccttcttcttctcctaacaCTTTTGAGTCTTGAAGAAAGGTCATCATCATCAACGTGAGAATAATGGCTTCTCTTTGTGCTTCTTCTGCCATTGCCGCCATATCTTCTCCTAGGCAAGCTCATCTTTTTCTCTACTTACGATCAAATAAACTCAGTTTGTTATATAGCGAACGGAGTTAAAGATCCTGGTAATTAGTTTAGTTTATAATGTACTGATTCGTATAAATAAATGGAATATGCATGCGTGACATTTGAGCAAGACTATTGATCCGTTGATAACAATCTTATAAAAGTTGGTGTTCTTTAGGTTgggtagattttttttttattttttatttttaactttttattaatatttaattgtataatATACATGTGCAGCTTCTTGGGAGGCAAGAAACTAAGGCTGAACAAGAAGTTGAGTGTTCCAGCTGTTTCCAAATCAGCTGGGTCTGTGCGGGCCGTTGCAGCGGATCCCGAGAGACCAATCTGGTTCCCTGGAAGCACTCCTCCAGAGTGGCTCGACGGTAGCCTCCCTGGTGACTTCGGATTCGATCCTCTTGGTCTTTGTGagtcttttttttcaaatgctTTTAAATGAAGAGTCAGGTTATTTTCATAATTCTTCTAACAATTTGATAAAACGTGCACGTACCAGCATCTGACCCGGATAGTCTAAAATGGAACGTACAAGCAGAGATAGTTCACTGCAGGTGGGCAATGCTAGGCGCCGCCGGGATTTTTATCCCGGAGTTTCTAACCAAGATCGGGATCCTCAACACTCCCTCCTGGTACACCGCCGGAGAGCAAGAGTATTTCACGGACAAGACCACACTCTTCgttgttgagctcatcttaATAGGATGGGCCGAGGGTCGTAGATGGGCCGATATCATTAAGCCCGGTAGCGTCAACACTGACCCAATCTTCCCAAACAACAAACTGACGGGTACAGACGTTGGATACCCGGGTGGGTTATGGTTCGACCCGTTGGGTTGGGGATCTGGTAGCCCGGCTAAGATCAAGGAGCTGAGGACTAAAGAGATCAAGAACGGAAGGTTGGCTATGTTGGCAGTGATGGGTGCTTGGTTCCAACATATATACACTGGGACTGGTCCTATCGATAACCTTTTTGCACATCTTGCTGATCCTGGTCATGCTACTATCTTCGCTGTAAGTGTGATCcgaatcagtttttttttttgtatggtcTAAGTCTTTAGTTTTTGACTAGcgttgtgtgtgtgtttaacaGGCTTTCACA
This DNA window, taken from Raphanus sativus cultivar WK10039 unplaced genomic scaffold, ASM80110v3 Scaffold3945, whole genome shotgun sequence, encodes the following:
- the LOC130507050 gene encoding photosystem I chlorophyll a/b-binding protein 2, chloroplastic; this translates as MASLCASSAIAAISSPSFLGGKKLRLNKKLSVPAVSKSAGSVRAVAADPERPIWFPGSTPPEWLDGSLPGDFGFDPLGLSSDPDSLKWNVQAEIVHCRWAMLGAAGIFIPEFLTKIGILNTPSWYTAGEQEYFTDKTTLFVVELILIGWAEGRRWADIIKPGSVNTDPIFPNNKLTGTDVGYPGGLWFDPLGWGSGSPAKIKELRTKEIKNGRLAMLAVMGAWFQHIYTGTGPIDNLFAHLADPGHATIFAAFTPK